GCTTACAATGACGCAACAATTGGTGACAAAAAACCTACTACACTAAAAGACTTTTTTGACACTAAAAAGTTCCCTGGAAAAAGATCAATTTACAAAGGCGCAATGTCTAACTTAGAAATTGCTATCACTGCAGACGGTGTAAATCCCGGTAAAGGTTCTGACTTAACTTACAGAAAACTGGAAGCTGATGGTGGAATTGACAGAGCTATGAATAAACTTAAAGCACTTTGTCAAGATCCAAATGGTGGATGTGTATTCTGGAATGCTGGAGCTCAACCGCCTGAATTACTTGCTAACGGTGAAGTAGTAATGGCAACTGGTTGGAATGGTAGATTCTTTAACGCGCAAATGGAAGGAACTCCTCTTGTACAAGTATGGGATGGACAAATTCTTGACTATGAATATTTTGCAATGGTTAAAGGTGGACCTAACGATGCTAACGGTAAAGCTATGAAAGTACTTAGAGAAATGACAAGTACTGAAGGTTTAGCCGGAAGTGCTAAGTATATTGCTTATGCTCCTTGGAGAAAATCTTCAATTGCTATTATAGATGCTGGAGAGCCATGGTATAAAGATGGTAAAACAAGCATGGTACAACACATGCCTACAGCACCTGCTAATACAAAAAAATATATCCTAATGAATCCTGATTTCTGGGCAGATAACCAAGATGAAATCAACGAGAAATGGGAAGCAATGAAAGCTGGACTATAATTTGGTTTTATAGATTAAGTTTTTATTATAAAATACTAGGGCGGTTACAAAATAACCGCCCTTTTTTTTTAAGAATTTTTAAAATATGAGTACAGAACAAATATTATCATCAGACGGTTTGCCTCTAGAGGTCAGCTTAAAGAAAGCTGAAAGAAAAAATAAATTAAAAGCAGTGATGCTTGTGGGTCCATTATTTTTGTTTCTTATAATTACATACGTATTTCCAATAGGTGATATGTTATTTAGAAGTGTTGATGATCGCATGATCACTAAAATGCTACCAAATACTTTTACATCACTTGAAAAATGGGAAGGTAAAGAGATTCCAGAAGAACCAGTTTATGCAGCACTTTATGAAGATTTAGCATATTTAAAAAAAACTAAAACTTACGGTAAGATTATAGCAAGATTAAATTATGAAAAAGGTGGATTCAGTAGTTTAATAAAAAAAACAGTTAGAAA
The nucleotide sequence above comes from Candidatus Pelagibacter giovannonii. Encoded proteins:
- a CDS encoding extracellular solute-binding protein, which codes for MKKLSKLLLALSFVLSITTSAFAVTVVSWGGAYTESQKLGYGDPTAAKLGIPVNWVDYTGGLSEIKAQKEAGKITWDIIDVYAKDTIIGCDEGIFVEFDFDKDFAPAPDGTPASQDFFTGMPSKCAVGNILYSWNYAYNDATIGDKKPTTLKDFFDTKKFPGKRSIYKGAMSNLEIAITADGVNPGKGSDLTYRKLEADGGIDRAMNKLKALCQDPNGGCVFWNAGAQPPELLANGEVVMATGWNGRFFNAQMEGTPLVQVWDGQILDYEYFAMVKGGPNDANGKAMKVLREMTSTEGLAGSAKYIAYAPWRKSSIAIIDAGEPWYKDGKTSMVQHMPTAPANTKKYILMNPDFWADNQDEINEKWEAMKAGL